Proteins encoded within one genomic window of Hyphomicrobiales bacterium:
- a CDS encoding recombinase family protein has translation MNKGKFVAYYRVSTARQGRSGLGLEAQRKAVEDYLNGGGWQIVAEFTEVESGRKADRPELAKALAAARLHKATLVIAKLDRLSRDAHFLLGLHKAGVEFVACDLPSANRLTVTVLAAVAEHEREMISQRTKAALAAAKRRGVKLGGDRGQKPSQTAQEAGRAAIAKRVAARAADLKPTLDELAGLTLQAAADELNRRRIPTARGGGWSPVQVKRAREAAAKPRN, from the coding sequence ATGAATAAAGGGAAATTCGTCGCTTACTATCGCGTCTCCACGGCGCGCCAGGGGCGGTCCGGCCTTGGGCTGGAAGCGCAGCGCAAAGCGGTCGAGGATTATCTGAACGGCGGCGGCTGGCAGATCGTTGCCGAGTTTACCGAGGTCGAGAGTGGCCGGAAGGCAGATCGACCGGAGCTTGCCAAGGCGCTGGCGGCGGCGCGGCTCCACAAGGCAACGTTGGTGATTGCCAAGCTCGACCGGCTGTCGCGCGACGCGCATTTCCTTCTCGGTCTGCACAAGGCCGGCGTCGAGTTTGTCGCCTGCGATCTACCGTCCGCCAACCGCCTCACGGTCACGGTCTTAGCGGCCGTCGCCGAGCATGAACGCGAAATGATATCCCAGCGCACCAAGGCCGCGCTCGCAGCGGCCAAGCGCCGCGGCGTGAAGCTCGGCGGCGATCGCGGTCAGAAGCCGTCCCAAACGGCCCAAGAAGCCGGCAGGGCCGCTATCGCCAAGCGCGTCGCTGCCAGGGCAGCGGACTTGAAGCCGACGCTTGACGAACTCGCCGGCCTAACGCTGCAAGCGGCAGCTGACGAACTTAATCGGCGGCGCATCCCCACAGCCAGGGGCGGCGGCTGGTCGCCTGTGCAAGTGAAGCGGGCTCGCGAGGCGGCGGCGAAGCCGCGGAACTGA